In Oreochromis aureus strain Israel breed Guangdong linkage group 20, ZZ_aureus, whole genome shotgun sequence, the following are encoded in one genomic region:
- the ccdc30 gene encoding trichohyalin isoform X5, translating into MDNKEVLTELDKISRRLQEDGLSPGASAEEKQGHLWQQLLNSEAKLHAATQEVQTLRVQQANEMKELESYVAHIRGLLEEREGLAAEYERHNEQLQHELHQIQHQLESQSKELAEMLAQEDLVEMGLTSPSEIVAYLLVERATLLERLEAAERRLESQSLSVNLKEVDHQEFICHMRGDDLRQQKEDLQKTLNNAKCSSQSPWKKLFGLRRSGQSKHSINPAHSEEISQERNERQRLERDLEEASRRLAMAHQDIRRLTNELDAAKNNNPDPSGSELQGTVQEVENLRKEVQNLKHSDVMKLQQAKEQNDKLDAENRALRDRVRILESEKKNLLDQNDAAKEDKKDKNVCSDQQNNLSALSAQEKDHIHKRCQEAVEDGLVQVKELQRQLQRLRKEHEELEERNEELEALLGEAQNASKEERHRHEGELEGLRRRITNLEAEIKKQKTQEKMLQIGEEVKTTESYLKLHLKNGGQESLAMLEARLTEEKDWRKQLELDLSAAQAALKKEKEALQISERERNKLRLENNSLHIECQQGKTLIKSLTQVKVEKTLLEEKVSQMERAYSRLQGELQRYKDSKQTQDEMKENMLHVSQLQQQADRLTAELTSLQTAHNSLRDEMASERMQTAELQARLSSSVHEKLAAEGKQERLELEIQRLVKQLQWHQDQLSTTKEVLGSSQKPELHIVHFEPRVSPVEKSREECLAQELSDLQNKLEKERQQGLEHKMALEAQVNEAQAHIKSQDSVLKQKTEEAKQMKQDLQRAQSLFTSAEKELRYEKEKNLDLKRHNTLLDQEKLKLSAELKQVQTKLVQMEQKVTGQAAECEHQQQKIRQLELGLARSSANRSATTSLQGDLQAERARLIAADKKVLELQQQLKSVQHQLRVEEARAGETNRLERESRDLSDALSALRAQQQEEHITRKLLEQREEELQQQVRSLRHKEASLTRTNAELSHRVQQLDTRLSVLEAELSNAREEVPC; encoded by the exons ATGGATAATAAAGAG GTGTTGACAGAGCTGGACAAGATTTCTAGGCGGCTCCAGGAGGATGGCTTGTCACCAGGGGCCAGTGCAGAAGAGAAGCAGGGCCACCTTTGGCAGCAGCTTCTCAACAGTGAGGCGAAGCTTCATGCAGCTACCCAAGAGGTGCAGACCCTACGTGTGCAGCAAGCCAATGAGATGAAGGAG CTGGAGAGCTATGTTGCACATATTCGTGGGCTGTTAGAAGAGCGAGAGGGCCTGGCTGCAGAATATGAAAGACACAATGAACAGCTGCAGCACGAACTTCACCAGATTCAACACCAGCTGG AGAGTCAGAGCAAGGAGTTGGCAGAGATGCTGGCTCAGGAGGACCTGGTGGAGATGGGCTTGACCAGCCCCAGTGAGATAGTGGCTTATTTACTGGTGGAGAGGGCCACACTGCTGGAAAGGTTGGAGGCTGCTGAGAGGAGACTGGAAAGTCAGAGTCTCAGTGTTAACTTGAAGGAAGTGGACCACCAG GAGTTTATTTGCCACATGAGGGGGGATGACCTGAGACAGCAAAAGGAGGATCTCCAGAAGACCTTAAATAACGCAAAG TGCTCATCCCAGAGTCCGTGGAAGAAGCTGTTTGGCCTTCGCAGGTCTGGTCAGAGCAAGCACAGTATTAACCCT GCTCACAGTGAGGAGATTTCCCAAGAGCGAAATGAGCGTCAGCGACTGGAACGGGACTTGGAAGAAGCATCCCGGAGGCTGGCGATGGCTCATCAGGATATCCGCAGACTCACTAATGAACTGGATGCtgccaaaaacaacaacccagaCCCAAGCG GATCTGAGCTTCAGGGAACCGTCCAAGAAGTAGAGAACCTGAGGAAGGAAGTGCAAAATCTCAAACACTCTG ATGTGATGAAGTTGCAGCAGGCTAAAGAGCAAAATGACAAACTAGATGCTGAGAACAGAGCTCTGAGGGACAGAGTGCGTATTTTGGagtcagaaaagaaaaatctcctTGACCAG AATGATGCAGccaaagaagataaaaaagataaaaatgtttGCAGTGACCAACAAAACAATCTGTCTGCTTTATCAGCTCAAGAAAAAGATCACATTCACAAACG GTGTCAAGAGGCTGTGGAAGACGGGCTTGTGCAGGTGAAAGagctgcagcgacaactgcagAGGCTACGAAAGGAACATGAAGAGCTGGAGGAGAGGAACGAGGAGCTGGAGGCCTTGCTGGGGGAAGCCCAGAATGCTAGCAAAGAGGAGAGGCATCGCCATGAGGGAGAACTGGAGGGCCTGCGAAGAAGG ATCACAAACCTGGAGGCAGAgataaagaagcagaaaaccCAAGAGAAAATGTTGCAGATTGGAGAAGAGGTCAAAACCACCGAGTCCTACTTAAAGTTG CACCTAAAGAACGGTGGTCAAGAGAGCCTGGCTATGCTTGAGGCTCGTCTGACTGAGGAAAAAGACTGGAGGAAACAGCTGGAGTTGGACCTCAGTGCTGCACAGGCTGCCctgaagaaagagaaagag GCTTTGCAGATAAGCGAGCGAGAGCGAAACAAACTGAGACTTGAGAACAACAGCCTTCATATAGAATGCCAACAGGGGAAAACACTCATCAAGAGTCTCACTCAAGTCAAGGTGGAAAAAACACTTCTGGAAGAAAAG GTCTCCCAGATGGAGCGTGCCTATAGCAGACTCCAGGGAGAGCTGCAGCGCTACAAAGACAGTAAGCAGACCCAAGATGAGATGAAGGAAAACATGCTACACGTCAGCCAGCTGCAGCAACAAGCTGACCGGCTTACTGCTGAACTTACCAGCCTCCAGACAGCACACAACAGCCTGAG AGATGAGATGGCTTCAGAGCGGATGCAGACTGCAGAGCTACAGGCCAGGCTAAGCTCTAGTGTTCACGAGAAACTAGCAGCAGAGGGCAAACAGGAGAGATTGGAGCTGGAGATCCAGCGCCTTGTTAAGCAGCTTCAGTGGCATCAAGACCAACTATCCACTACGAAGGAAGTGCTTGGCAGCAGCCAGAAGCCTGAACTGCACATAGTTCATTTTGAACCTAGAGTCAGTCCAGTGGAAAAAAGCAGAGAAGAGTGCTTGGCTCAG GAGCTGAGTGATCTACAGAATAAGCTGGAGAAGGAGCGGCAGCAGGGACTTGAGCACAAAATGGCCCTCGAGGCACAGGTGAATGAAGCCCAGGCACATATTAAG TCCCAAGATTCTGTGCTGAAGCAGAAGACAGAAGAAGCTAAACAAATGAAGCAAGACCTGCAGAGGGCCCAGAGCCTGTTTACCTCAGCGGAGAAAGAGTTACGCTATGAGAAGGAGAAGAACTTGGACCTGAAGAGACACAACACGCTGCTGGACCAGGAAAAACTCAAG CTTAGTGCAGAACTGAAGCAGGTCCAGACAAAGCTGGTACAGATGGAGCAGAAAGTCACCGGTCAGGCGGCTGAGTGTGaacatcagcagcagaaaatCAGGCAATTGGAGCTGGGACTGGCTCGTAGCTCCGCCAACCGCAGTGCCACTACTAGTCTGCAGGGGGACCTCCAGGCTGAGAGGGCACGACTCATCGCTGCTGACAAGAAG GTCCTGGAACTACAACAGCAGCTTAAGTCTGTCCAGCACCAGCTGCGTGTGGAGGAAGCTCGCGCAGGCGAGACCAACCGCTTGGAGAGGGAAAGCAGGGATCTGTCTGACGCCTTGTCAGCTCTGAGAGCCCAGCAACAGGAAGAGCACATCACCAG GAAGCTGTTAGAACAGCGCgaggaggagctgcagcagcaggttCGCTCCTTGAGGCATAAGGAGGCCTCATTGACCAGGACAAATGCAGAGCTCAGCCACCGTGTCCAGCAGCTGGACACCCGTCTATCCGTCCTGGAGGCTGAGCTTAGCAATGCtagagaggag gtgcCCTGCTGA
- the ccdc30 gene encoding coiled-coil domain-containing protein 30 isoform X4: protein MLAQEDLVEMGLTSPSEIVAYLLVERATLLERLEAAERRLESQSLSVNLKEVDHQEFICHMRGDDLRQQKEDLQKTLNNAKCSSQSPWKKLFGLRRSGQSKHSINPAHSEEISQERNERQRLERDLEEASRRLAMAHQDIRRLTNELDAAKNNNPDPSGSELQGTVQEVENLRKEVQNLKHSDVMKLQQAKEQNDKLDAENRALRDRVRILESEKKNLLDQNDAAKEDKKDKNVCSDQQNNLSALSAQEKDHIHKRCQEAVEDGLVQVKELQRQLQRLRKEHEELEERNEELEALLGEAQNASKEERHRHEGELEGLRRRITNLEAEIKKQKTQEKMLQIGEEVKTTESYLKLHLKNGGQESLAMLEARLTEEKDWRKQLELDLSAAQAALKKEKEALQISERERNKLRLENNSLHIECQQGKTLIKSLTQVKVEKTLLEEKVSQMERAYSRLQGELQRYKDSKQTQDEMKENMLHVSQLQQQADRLTAELTSLQTAHNSLRDEMASERMQTAELQARLSSSVHEKLAAEGKQERLELEIQRLVKQLQWHQDQLSTTKEVLGSSQKPELHIVHFEPRVSPVEKSREECLAQELSDLQNKLEKERQQGLEHKMALEAQVNEAQAHIKSQDSVLKQKTEEAKQMKQDLQRAQSLFTSAEKELRYEKEKNLDLKRHNTLLDQEKLKLSAELKQVQTKLVQMEQKVTGQAAECEHQQQKIRQLELGLARSSANRSATTSLQGDLQAERARLIAADKKVLELQQQLKSVQHQLRVEEARAGETNRLERESRDLSDALSALRAQQQEEHITRKLLEQREEELQQQVRSLRHKEASLTRTNAELSHRVQQLDTRLSVLEAELSNAREEAKDSQASRQKLQEELLASQQDCKGLQDELQQVLLQLDVHVRKYNEKQSQHKTKLRQAKQVFLKATEQRDSTIQKLENDLELASMLSQKDKERIQLVMEVNEKLLEEKRELVQKIIEAEEMGSKAMKTASTVQYRVNLLEVENKQLQDETLKLSNQVSSLERALRNVQSLYSMENARKMLPTDALTDSILHTSALSLTSGSGNKLDVLDAICRVKVDDGVLADGTRTPFTTHQPSEQGYLNLTSPLIPPASAKGAEESSKSSDQV from the exons ATGCTGGCTCAGGAGGACCTGGTGGAGATGGGCTTGACCAGCCCCAGTGAGATAGTGGCTTATTTACTGGTGGAGAGGGCCACACTGCTGGAAAGGTTGGAGGCTGCTGAGAGGAGACTGGAAAGTCAGAGTCTCAGTGTTAACTTGAAGGAAGTGGACCACCAG GAGTTTATTTGCCACATGAGGGGGGATGACCTGAGACAGCAAAAGGAGGATCTCCAGAAGACCTTAAATAACGCAAAG TGCTCATCCCAGAGTCCGTGGAAGAAGCTGTTTGGCCTTCGCAGGTCTGGTCAGAGCAAGCACAGTATTAACCCT GCTCACAGTGAGGAGATTTCCCAAGAGCGAAATGAGCGTCAGCGACTGGAACGGGACTTGGAAGAAGCATCCCGGAGGCTGGCGATGGCTCATCAGGATATCCGCAGACTCACTAATGAACTGGATGCtgccaaaaacaacaacccagaCCCAAGCG GATCTGAGCTTCAGGGAACCGTCCAAGAAGTAGAGAACCTGAGGAAGGAAGTGCAAAATCTCAAACACTCTG ATGTGATGAAGTTGCAGCAGGCTAAAGAGCAAAATGACAAACTAGATGCTGAGAACAGAGCTCTGAGGGACAGAGTGCGTATTTTGGagtcagaaaagaaaaatctcctTGACCAG AATGATGCAGccaaagaagataaaaaagataaaaatgtttGCAGTGACCAACAAAACAATCTGTCTGCTTTATCAGCTCAAGAAAAAGATCACATTCACAAACG GTGTCAAGAGGCTGTGGAAGACGGGCTTGTGCAGGTGAAAGagctgcagcgacaactgcagAGGCTACGAAAGGAACATGAAGAGCTGGAGGAGAGGAACGAGGAGCTGGAGGCCTTGCTGGGGGAAGCCCAGAATGCTAGCAAAGAGGAGAGGCATCGCCATGAGGGAGAACTGGAGGGCCTGCGAAGAAGG ATCACAAACCTGGAGGCAGAgataaagaagcagaaaaccCAAGAGAAAATGTTGCAGATTGGAGAAGAGGTCAAAACCACCGAGTCCTACTTAAAGTTG CACCTAAAGAACGGTGGTCAAGAGAGCCTGGCTATGCTTGAGGCTCGTCTGACTGAGGAAAAAGACTGGAGGAAACAGCTGGAGTTGGACCTCAGTGCTGCACAGGCTGCCctgaagaaagagaaagag GCTTTGCAGATAAGCGAGCGAGAGCGAAACAAACTGAGACTTGAGAACAACAGCCTTCATATAGAATGCCAACAGGGGAAAACACTCATCAAGAGTCTCACTCAAGTCAAGGTGGAAAAAACACTTCTGGAAGAAAAG GTCTCCCAGATGGAGCGTGCCTATAGCAGACTCCAGGGAGAGCTGCAGCGCTACAAAGACAGTAAGCAGACCCAAGATGAGATGAAGGAAAACATGCTACACGTCAGCCAGCTGCAGCAACAAGCTGACCGGCTTACTGCTGAACTTACCAGCCTCCAGACAGCACACAACAGCCTGAG AGATGAGATGGCTTCAGAGCGGATGCAGACTGCAGAGCTACAGGCCAGGCTAAGCTCTAGTGTTCACGAGAAACTAGCAGCAGAGGGCAAACAGGAGAGATTGGAGCTGGAGATCCAGCGCCTTGTTAAGCAGCTTCAGTGGCATCAAGACCAACTATCCACTACGAAGGAAGTGCTTGGCAGCAGCCAGAAGCCTGAACTGCACATAGTTCATTTTGAACCTAGAGTCAGTCCAGTGGAAAAAAGCAGAGAAGAGTGCTTGGCTCAG GAGCTGAGTGATCTACAGAATAAGCTGGAGAAGGAGCGGCAGCAGGGACTTGAGCACAAAATGGCCCTCGAGGCACAGGTGAATGAAGCCCAGGCACATATTAAG TCCCAAGATTCTGTGCTGAAGCAGAAGACAGAAGAAGCTAAACAAATGAAGCAAGACCTGCAGAGGGCCCAGAGCCTGTTTACCTCAGCGGAGAAAGAGTTACGCTATGAGAAGGAGAAGAACTTGGACCTGAAGAGACACAACACGCTGCTGGACCAGGAAAAACTCAAG CTTAGTGCAGAACTGAAGCAGGTCCAGACAAAGCTGGTACAGATGGAGCAGAAAGTCACCGGTCAGGCGGCTGAGTGTGaacatcagcagcagaaaatCAGGCAATTGGAGCTGGGACTGGCTCGTAGCTCCGCCAACCGCAGTGCCACTACTAGTCTGCAGGGGGACCTCCAGGCTGAGAGGGCACGACTCATCGCTGCTGACAAGAAG GTCCTGGAACTACAACAGCAGCTTAAGTCTGTCCAGCACCAGCTGCGTGTGGAGGAAGCTCGCGCAGGCGAGACCAACCGCTTGGAGAGGGAAAGCAGGGATCTGTCTGACGCCTTGTCAGCTCTGAGAGCCCAGCAACAGGAAGAGCACATCACCAG GAAGCTGTTAGAACAGCGCgaggaggagctgcagcagcaggttCGCTCCTTGAGGCATAAGGAGGCCTCATTGACCAGGACAAATGCAGAGCTCAGCCACCGTGTCCAGCAGCTGGACACCCGTCTATCCGTCCTGGAGGCTGAGCTTAGCAATGCtagagaggag GCAAAGGACAGCCAGGCGTCACGTCAAAAGCTGCAGGAGGAGCTGTTGGCCAGTCAGCAGGATTGTAAAGGACTGCAGGATGAGCTGCAGCAGGTTCTCCTCCAACTCGACGTGCATGTCAG AAAGTACAATGAAAAACAGAGTCAACACAAGACCAAACTGCGTCAGGCCAAGCAGGTGTTTCTAAAGGCAACCGAACAGAGAGACAGCACCATCCAGAAACTAGAGAATGATCTCGAGCTTGCTTCCATGCTTTCTCAGAAG GACAAAGAGAGGATCCAGTTAGTGATGGAGGTCAATGAGAAGCTTTTGGAGGAGAAGAGGGAACTGGTGCAGAAGATAATTGAGGCCGAGGAGATGGGCAGCAAGGCCATGAAGACCGCCTCAACAGTCCAATATAG GGTTAACCTCTTAGAAGTGGAAAACAAACAACTGCAGGACGAAACCTTGAAACTCTCCAATCAAGTCAGTTCTTTAGAGCGTGCTCTGAGGAATGTCCAGTCACTCTACAGCATGGAG AATGCCAGAAAAATGCTTCCCACTGATGCTCTCACTGACAGCATCCTACATACATCTGCACTAAG TTTGACGTCAGGTTCTGGTAACAAACTGGACGTCCTGGATGCAATCTGTCGGGTGAAGGTGGACGATGGTGTGCTGGCGGATGGCACCCGGACACCTTTCACCACACACCAACCTTCAGAGCAGGGATACCTGAATCTCACTTCCCCATTGATTCCTCCAGCCTCTGCCAAAGGGGCGGAGGAGAGCTCTAAAAGCAGTGACCAGGTATAA